One window of Rubricoccus marinus genomic DNA carries:
- a CDS encoding ring-cleaving dioxygenase, with product MSPHGIHHLTAVSAAIRDNYRFYTETMGMRLVKRSVNQDDVSAYHLFYSDAVGTPGHDLTFFDWPVPPEQRGTRSVIRSGLRVPAASLDYWAGRLSEAGIEAEPVREIDGRPTLRFEDAEGQRLALIADGGAGDPPTPWDRSPVPDEHQIRGLGPITMSVPDLENTDLALRTVLGMRPVRTYPLPDRPSDTVHVYEMGAPDDAGGGGPHAELHVAVQPGLPVARQGAGAVHHVAFRVPDDAYEDWAERLQRFGVPSSGPVDRYYFRSLYFREPGGVLFELATDGPGFAVDEDAATLGETVVLPPFLEQRRAQIVAGLKPLD from the coding sequence ATGTCTCCCCACGGGATCCACCACCTCACGGCCGTCTCGGCCGCCATCCGCGACAACTACCGGTTCTACACCGAGACGATGGGCATGCGCCTCGTCAAGCGGAGCGTGAACCAGGACGACGTCTCGGCCTACCACCTCTTCTACTCCGACGCCGTCGGGACGCCGGGCCACGACCTGACCTTCTTCGACTGGCCCGTCCCGCCCGAGCAGCGCGGCACGCGGTCGGTCATCCGGTCCGGACTCCGCGTCCCGGCCGCCAGCCTGGACTACTGGGCCGGCCGACTCTCCGAGGCCGGCATCGAGGCCGAGCCGGTGCGCGAGATCGACGGCCGGCCGACGCTCCGCTTCGAGGACGCCGAGGGCCAGCGCCTCGCCCTCATCGCCGACGGTGGCGCGGGCGACCCGCCGACCCCGTGGGACCGGAGCCCCGTTCCGGACGAGCACCAGATCCGCGGCCTCGGACCGATCACGATGAGCGTGCCGGACCTGGAGAACACCGACCTCGCGCTGCGAACGGTCCTCGGAATGCGTCCCGTCCGGACGTACCCGCTGCCGGACCGGCCGTCCGACACGGTCCACGTCTACGAGATGGGCGCGCCCGATGACGCGGGCGGCGGCGGCCCCCACGCCGAGCTCCACGTCGCCGTCCAACCCGGCCTGCCGGTGGCGCGGCAAGGCGCCGGCGCCGTCCACCATGTCGCTTTCCGCGTGCCCGACGACGCCTACGAGGACTGGGCCGAGCGGCTCCAGCGGTTCGGCGTCCCGTCGAGCGGCCCGGTCGACCGGTACTACTTCCGGAGCCTGTACTTCCGCGAGCCCGGCGGCGTGCTGTTCGAGCTGGCGACGGACGGCCCCGGCTTCGCCGTCGACGAGGACGCGGCGACGTTGGGAGAGACGGTCGTGCTGCCGCCGTTCCTGGAGCAGCGCCGGGCGCAGATCGTCGCGGGCCTCAAACCTCTGGACTGA
- a CDS encoding zinc-dependent alcohol dehydrogenase family protein, with the protein MTVYEVPQDTSSIGDLRQSERPDPGDPAPGQVLVRLRAASLNYRDLMIAKGTYGRAGLARDTVPLSDGAGEVVAVGDGVTEFAVGDRVAGTFFQPTSGVPSAEEKPLGAPLDGVLQESRLFYEAGLVHAPAGYSFEEAATLPCAAVTAWHALMEAGAPVRPGQTVLALGTGGVSTFALQFAAAAGARVIVTSSSDAKLETVRGLGADLTVNYKETPDWAEAVLDLTDGHGADAIIEVGGVGTLGKSFKAVAKGGKIGLIGVLADADDSPAPYPLMGKGAALHGIFVGDRPMFQAMNRAIEANQIKPVIDRVFPFEEASAAYRYLAEADHTGKVVVSI; encoded by the coding sequence ATGACCGTCTACGAAGTCCCCCAGGACACCTCCTCCATCGGCGACCTCCGCCAGTCCGAGCGCCCTGACCCGGGCGACCCGGCGCCGGGACAGGTCCTCGTTCGGCTCCGCGCCGCCTCGCTCAACTACCGCGACCTGATGATCGCGAAGGGCACGTATGGGCGCGCGGGCCTCGCTCGCGACACGGTCCCGCTCTCCGACGGGGCCGGCGAGGTCGTCGCCGTGGGCGACGGCGTGACGGAGTTCGCCGTCGGCGACCGCGTGGCCGGGACGTTCTTCCAGCCCACCTCGGGCGTTCCGTCGGCGGAGGAGAAGCCGCTCGGCGCGCCGCTCGACGGCGTGCTTCAGGAGTCGCGGCTGTTTTACGAGGCCGGGCTCGTCCACGCCCCCGCGGGCTACTCGTTCGAGGAGGCCGCGACGTTGCCGTGCGCGGCCGTCACGGCGTGGCACGCGCTGATGGAGGCCGGAGCGCCGGTCCGCCCCGGGCAGACCGTCCTCGCCCTCGGGACCGGCGGCGTGTCGACGTTCGCGCTCCAGTTCGCCGCGGCGGCGGGCGCCCGCGTCATCGTGACCTCGTCGAGCGACGCGAAGCTGGAGACCGTCCGTGGCCTCGGGGCCGACCTCACCGTCAACTACAAGGAGACGCCGGACTGGGCCGAGGCCGTGCTCGACCTGACCGACGGCCACGGCGCCGACGCGATCATCGAGGTGGGCGGCGTAGGGACGCTCGGCAAGTCGTTCAAGGCCGTCGCGAAGGGCGGCAAGATCGGCCTCATCGGCGTGTTGGCCGACGCGGACGACAGCCCCGCGCCGTACCCGCTGATGGGCAAGGGTGCCGCGTTGCACGGCATCTTCGTCGGCGACCGGCCCATGTTCCAGGCGATGAACCGCGCCATCGAAGCCAACCAGATCAAACCCGTCATCGACCGCGTCTTCCCGTTTGAGGAGGCCTCCGCCGCCTACCGCTATCTCGCCGAGGCCGACCACACCGGCAAGGTCGTCGTCTCCATCTAG
- a CDS encoding DUF488 family protein, which produces MPDALPLATIGYEGATLDGVVRALQDAGVETLVDVRAVARSRRPGFAKTRLAAGLAEGGIGYLHLRGLGTPADGRAAAKAGRHDEMRRVFGEHLATPEAQTDLHHLAERIEAGERVALLCYEAAPEHCHRRQVTEALARMLPVEITDLSPLPPTDS; this is translated from the coding sequence ATGCCTGACGCTCTTCCCCTCGCGACCATCGGGTACGAAGGCGCCACGCTCGACGGCGTCGTCCGCGCGCTCCAAGACGCAGGCGTCGAGACGCTCGTCGACGTCCGGGCCGTGGCGCGGTCGCGACGGCCGGGATTCGCCAAGACGCGGCTCGCGGCGGGCCTCGCCGAGGGCGGCATCGGCTACCTCCACCTTCGGGGGCTGGGCACGCCGGCCGACGGCCGCGCCGCCGCCAAGGCCGGTCGGCACGACGAGATGCGACGCGTTTTCGGCGAGCACCTCGCCACGCCCGAGGCTCAGACGGACCTCCACCACCTCGCCGAGCGGATCGAGGCCGGCGAGCGCGTCGCCCTCCTCTGCTACGAGGCGGCTCCCGAGCACTGCCACCGCCGCCAGGTGACCGAGGCGCTCGCTCGGATGCTGCCCGTCGAGATCACCGACCTCTCTCCCCTTCCCCCAACGGACTCATGA
- a CDS encoding SDR family oxidoreductase: MIAITGSTGHLGRLVIAKLIDRGVPAADIVALARDTDKASDLADQGVVVREGNYDKPETLGPALDGVDTLLLISSSEVGQRARQHRAVIGAAKAAGVGLIAYTSVLHADTSELGLAEEHRQTEAALAESGVPTVLLRNGWYTENYTGSIAPALEHGVVLGSAGDAQIAAATREDFAEAAAAVLTSDEDQTGQTYELAGEPFTMSEYAAELSRQSGTSVTYQNLPEDDYQNALVGAGLPEPVAAMLAQSDVAARGGALDDDSGDLERLLGRPPTPLADAIRNALS; this comes from the coding sequence ATGATCGCCATCACTGGATCGACCGGCCACCTCGGCCGCCTCGTCATCGCCAAGCTCATCGACCGGGGCGTCCCCGCCGCCGACATCGTCGCCCTCGCGCGCGACACGGACAAGGCGTCCGACCTCGCCGACCAGGGCGTCGTCGTCCGCGAGGGGAACTACGACAAGCCCGAGACGCTCGGCCCCGCCCTCGACGGCGTCGACACGCTCCTGCTTATCTCGTCCAGCGAGGTCGGGCAGCGAGCGCGCCAGCACCGGGCCGTGATCGGCGCGGCGAAGGCGGCCGGCGTCGGCCTCATCGCTTACACGAGCGTCTTGCACGCCGACACGTCGGAGCTCGGGCTCGCGGAGGAGCACCGGCAGACCGAGGCGGCGCTCGCCGAGAGCGGCGTTCCGACCGTCCTCTTGCGCAACGGGTGGTACACCGAGAACTACACCGGGTCGATCGCGCCGGCCCTGGAGCACGGCGTCGTGCTCGGGAGCGCCGGCGACGCCCAGATCGCGGCAGCCACGCGCGAGGACTTCGCCGAGGCCGCCGCCGCCGTCCTCACCTCCGATGAGGACCAGACGGGCCAGACCTACGAGCTGGCCGGCGAGCCGTTCACGATGTCCGAGTACGCCGCCGAGCTGTCCCGCCAGTCGGGCACGTCGGTCACCTACCAGAACCTCCCCGAGGACGACTACCAGAACGCGCTCGTCGGTGCCGGCCTGCCGGAGCCCGTCGCCGCCATGCTCGCGCAGTCGGACGTGGCCGCTCGCGGCGGCGCCCTCGACGACGACAGCGGCGACCTGGAGCGCCTCCTCGGCCGCCCGCCGACGCCGCTCGCCGACGCCATTCGCAACGCGCTGTCCTGA
- a CDS encoding CoA-transferase, with the protein MDLATGAKRLIVTMTHTSRDGIPKVVPACTLPLTASGVVDLLVTDLAVFAFGGGRMVLTETMPDVTVEGVRAATTAPFTEAVAA; encoded by the coding sequence ATGGACCTCGCGACCGGCGCCAAGCGCCTCATCGTCACGATGACGCACACGAGCCGCGACGGGATACCGAAGGTGGTCCCCGCGTGCACGCTCCCGCTCACCGCCTCGGGAGTCGTGGACCTGCTCGTCACTGACCTCGCCGTGTTCGCGTTCGGGGGCGGCCGGATGGTGCTCACGGAGACGATGCCGGACGTGACCGTCGAGGGGGTCCGGGCCGCGACGACCGCCCCGTTCACCGAGGCGGTCGCGGCCTAG
- a CDS encoding UBP-type zinc finger domain-containing protein, with the protein MPEDLKSRLRWVHLRLCLRCDHVSCCDSSPGRHTTKHFYHTSHPVVGPAKPVQRPEAPAPGEEGYERIVQGNWNVPAWMRARVRAAAEESGVSQNDVVQEALRRHLEETERGRGGGFALEARHFGIRRGGR; encoded by the coding sequence GTGCCTGAAGACCTGAAGTCGAGACTGCGCTGGGTCCACCTCCGGCTCTGCCTGCGCTGCGACCACGTCAGCTGCTGCGACAGCTCGCCGGGACGGCACACGACGAAGCATTTCTACCACACGAGCCACCCCGTCGTCGGACCGGCGAAGCCCGTCCAGCGACCCGAGGCGCCCGCGCCGGGCGAGGAGGGCTACGAGCGGATCGTCCAGGGAAACTGGAACGTCCCGGCGTGGATGCGCGCCAGAGTGCGGGCGGCGGCCGAGGAGAGTGGCGTGAGCCAGAACGACGTCGTCCAGGAGGCGCTCCGGCGCCACCTGGAAGAGACCGAGCGGGGCAGGGGAGGGGGCTTCGCTCTGGAGGCCCGCCACTTCGGGATTCGGCGCGGCGGGCGGTAG
- a CDS encoding TrkA C-terminal domain-containing protein, with product MVSVVSLLVVVALSMLVIRIGTVALSMTGLSEEVAKFQSLSAFSGTGFTTDEAETVVKDPARRRIATVLIRLGAIGVVSSIATLLLSFVGAGGATPERLLVLGLGVLALLTLARSRAFSRVLTPLIERVLARYTTLELRDYADLLHLREDYRIVEVDVREQTWLGDRAIGELDLAGEGVLVLGVKRSGGDYVGAPPADLRLRPEDLVVLYGRRHRLHELSTRASGDHAAHREARAEHAHDRGEQREQLEREGAT from the coding sequence ATGGTCTCCGTCGTTTCCCTCCTCGTCGTCGTCGCCCTCTCGATGTTGGTGATCCGCATCGGCACCGTCGCCCTCTCGATGACGGGCTTGTCGGAGGAGGTGGCGAAGTTCCAATCGCTCTCGGCCTTCTCCGGCACCGGGTTCACGACGGACGAGGCGGAGACCGTCGTGAAGGACCCCGCGCGGCGCCGGATCGCCACGGTGCTCATCCGGCTCGGCGCCATCGGCGTGGTCTCGTCGATCGCGACGCTGCTGCTCTCGTTCGTCGGAGCCGGGGGGGCTACCCCGGAGCGGCTGCTGGTGCTGGGGCTGGGGGTGCTCGCCCTCCTCACGCTGGCTCGGAGCCGGGCCTTCAGCCGCGTGCTCACGCCGCTCATCGAGCGCGTGCTCGCCCGCTACACCACGCTGGAGTTGAGGGACTACGCGGACCTGCTCCATCTCCGCGAGGACTACCGCATCGTAGAGGTGGACGTCCGGGAGCAAACGTGGCTGGGCGACCGGGCCATCGGCGAGCTCGACCTCGCGGGCGAGGGCGTCCTCGTCCTCGGGGTCAAGCGGTCGGGCGGGGACTACGTCGGGGCCCCCCCGGCGGACCTCCGCCTCCGCCCCGAGGACCTCGTCGTCCTCTACGGCCGGAGGCACCGCCTGCACGAGCTCTCCACGCGGGCATCGGGGGATCACGCGGCCCACCGCGAAGCGAGAGCCGAGCACGCGCATGATCGTGGCGAGCAGCGGGAGCAGCTAGAACGAGAGGGCGCGACATAA
- a CDS encoding putative quinol monooxygenase, whose protein sequence is MATEQKALLARLHAKPGKEDEVAAFLKSALPMAQAEDGTIKWYALQLDDTTFGIFDTFADDDGRQAHLDGDIAAALMEHADDLLAQPPQIEQVDVLAAK, encoded by the coding sequence ATGGCCACCGAACAGAAAGCCCTTCTCGCCCGTCTCCACGCCAAGCCCGGCAAAGAGGACGAGGTCGCCGCATTCCTCAAGAGCGCCCTCCCAATGGCGCAGGCCGAGGACGGCACCATTAAGTGGTACGCGCTCCAACTCGACGACACCACCTTCGGCATCTTCGACACCTTCGCCGACGACGACGGCCGCCAGGCGCACCTCGACGGCGACATCGCGGCGGCGCTCATGGAGCACGCTGACGACCTGCTCGCCCAGCCGCCCCAGATCGAGCAGGTGGACGTGCTCGCAGCCAAGTAG
- a CDS encoding cation:proton antiporter → MATLPRLFGRGPLSLPVLYIALGAAAFALVPALPLLRPTADDALAHVLEYATEVVVIVSLVGVGVRLDRRPGWRAWRVVWQLLGVAMPLTIAAVAGLGAAVLSLPLASAVLLGAVVAPTDPVLAGAVQVGGPDEGEEDEVRGSLTTEAGLNDGLAFPFTYLALALLGGLGAGGWAEWIAVDIIYRIVAGLAVGAGVARALAWYVFERSDESEQTEAPGLIALTVIALAYGLAELVHGYGFLAVFAAGVAGRGAATESSYHRSVFQFNEQIEQALTALALVVLGGILVGEWAYLSWEAALVAALLVLVVRPLARWLSLRGCGRLSPTEAKAVAFFGVRGIGSLYYLAFAQTRGAFEGLGDVWAVALLAVAFSAVLHGATAGPVMRRLDERRASASPSAA, encoded by the coding sequence ATGGCGACGCTCCCCCGGCTGTTCGGCCGGGGGCCGCTCTCGTTGCCCGTGCTCTACATCGCGCTCGGCGCCGCCGCGTTCGCGCTCGTGCCGGCCCTCCCGTTGCTGCGCCCGACGGCCGACGACGCGCTCGCCCACGTCCTTGAGTACGCCACCGAGGTCGTCGTGATCGTCTCGCTGGTGGGCGTCGGGGTCCGGCTCGACCGGCGCCCGGGGTGGCGCGCGTGGCGCGTCGTGTGGCAGCTCCTGGGTGTCGCGATGCCGCTCACGATCGCGGCCGTGGCCGGACTCGGAGCCGCCGTGCTGAGCCTGCCGCTCGCCTCGGCCGTCCTCCTGGGCGCCGTCGTGGCCCCGACCGATCCTGTCTTGGCCGGGGCCGTCCAGGTCGGAGGGCCGGACGAGGGCGAGGAGGACGAGGTCCGCGGGTCGCTCACGACCGAGGCCGGGCTCAACGACGGGCTCGCGTTCCCGTTCACCTACCTCGCGCTCGCGCTCTTGGGCGGCCTCGGCGCGGGCGGGTGGGCCGAGTGGATCGCCGTCGACATCATTTACCGGATCGTTGCCGGGCTGGCGGTCGGCGCGGGCGTCGCGCGGGCTCTCGCGTGGTACGTGTTCGAGCGGAGCGACGAGAGCGAGCAGACCGAGGCCCCAGGCCTCATCGCGCTGACGGTGATCGCGCTCGCGTACGGGCTCGCCGAGCTCGTCCATGGCTACGGGTTCCTGGCCGTGTTTGCGGCCGGCGTGGCGGGCCGTGGGGCCGCCACCGAGAGCTCGTATCACCGGTCGGTGTTTCAGTTCAACGAGCAGATCGAGCAGGCCCTGACGGCGCTCGCGCTCGTCGTCCTCGGGGGGATCCTGGTCGGCGAATGGGCCTACCTCTCATGGGAGGCCGCGCTCGTCGCCGCCCTGCTCGTGCTGGTCGTCCGGCCCCTGGCGAGGTGGCTCTCGCTCCGGGGCTGCGGTCGGCTCTCGCCGACGGAGGCGAAGGCCGTGGCGTTCTTCGGCGTCCGGGGCATCGGGTCGCTGTACTACCTCGCGTTCGCGCAGACGCGCGGGGCATTCGAGGGGCTCGGCGACGTGTGGGCCGTGGCACTTCTAGCCGTCGCGTTCTCGGCCGTCCTCCACGGGGCGACGGCGGGACCGGTCATGCGCCGGCTCGATGAGCGGCGAGCCTCAGCCTCCCCGTCCGCTGCGTGA
- a CDS encoding YeiH family protein has translation MEWRAGARSADAGPERPIIRPAPDILTHSSAIAPLWRRALFLALAALSLLPVVSPAVALGVGAVLGLTLGNPYEGPSARASKWLLKACVVGLGFGMSLPAVLDVGRSGIVVTALGIAFALAVGLALGRLLRVEPTTGALVSGGTAVCGGSAIAALGPALGAGAEVMGVALATVFLLNGVALYVFPAVGHLLDLSQHQFAVWAAVAIHDTSSVVGAAASYGAEALAEATVLKLTRALWIVPLALGAAWWRRRSTGGEVRVAVPWFIGLFALASAVVAVFPGGAPVYDALVAAAKQGLVLTLFLIGAGLSRTTLRAVGVRPLVQGVLLWLAVAGASLAAVLAWTS, from the coding sequence TTGGAGTGGCGTGCAGGCGCTCGGAGTGCAGACGCTGGACCAGAACGCCCGATCATCCGACCGGCCCCGGACATTCTGACCCACTCTTCTGCGATCGCCCCGCTCTGGCGCCGCGCGCTGTTCCTGGCGCTCGCGGCCCTCTCCCTCCTCCCCGTCGTCTCGCCCGCCGTCGCGCTCGGCGTCGGGGCCGTGCTCGGGCTGACGCTCGGGAACCCCTACGAGGGGCCGAGCGCCCGGGCGTCGAAGTGGCTCCTCAAGGCGTGCGTGGTCGGGCTCGGGTTCGGGATGTCGCTCCCAGCCGTCCTCGACGTGGGCCGCTCGGGCATCGTCGTGACCGCGCTCGGGATCGCGTTCGCGCTCGCGGTCGGGCTGGCGCTGGGGCGCCTGCTCCGCGTCGAGCCGACGACGGGCGCGCTCGTCTCGGGCGGGACGGCCGTCTGCGGCGGCTCGGCCATCGCCGCGCTCGGCCCAGCGCTGGGCGCGGGCGCCGAGGTGATGGGTGTGGCGCTCGCGACCGTGTTCCTCCTCAACGGCGTGGCCCTCTACGTCTTTCCGGCCGTCGGCCACCTCCTCGACCTCTCGCAGCACCAGTTCGCCGTGTGGGCGGCCGTCGCGATCCACGACACGTCGTCGGTGGTCGGCGCGGCGGCCTCGTACGGGGCCGAGGCGCTGGCCGAGGCGACGGTCCTCAAGCTCACGCGGGCGCTCTGGATCGTCCCGCTCGCGCTCGGCGCGGCGTGGTGGCGTCGCCGGTCGACGGGCGGCGAGGTGAGGGTGGCGGTCCCGTGGTTTATCGGCCTCTTTGCGCTGGCCTCGGCCGTCGTCGCGGTCTTCCCGGGCGGAGCGCCGGTGTACGACGCGCTCGTGGCCGCCGCAAAACAGGGGCTCGTGCTGACGCTGTTCCTGATCGGCGCCGGGCTGAGCCGGACCACGCTCCGCGCCGTCGGGGTGCGGCCGCTCGTGCAGGGCGTGCTCCTGTGGCTGGCCGTCGCTGGGGCCTCGCTCGCCGCCGTCCTAGCCTGGACCTCGTGA
- a CDS encoding zinc-dependent alcohol dehydrogenase, with protein MKALTWHGQGDVRVDTHPDPEIQEPTDVVIRVTSTAICGSDLHLFDGFMPSMEPGDIIGHEPMGVVEEVGSGVTNLKKGDRVVVPFTISCGHCWFCEQTMYSLCDTSNPNAEMAREAMGHSPAGLFGFSHMLGGFAGGQAEYLRVPHADVGPIVVPDGMTDEQVLFLSDIFPTGYQAAENAEIEGGDTVAVWGCGPVGQFAIQSAWMMGAGRVIAIDREPERLRMAKENSKAEVVNFEEIDGPVHKHLIDMTDGRGPDRCIDAVGAEAHAANDAKALVDQAAQAVHLQSDRGYALQQAIMACRKGGTISVPGVYAKTLTLPFGAAMNKGVTFKMGQTHVQRYLEPLMKKIQDGDIDPSFIITHTAPLDDAPEMYETFRDKKDDCIKVVLKP; from the coding sequence ATGAAAGCACTCACCTGGCACGGCCAAGGCGACGTCCGCGTCGACACGCACCCCGACCCCGAGATCCAAGAGCCCACCGACGTCGTCATCCGGGTCACGTCGACGGCCATCTGCGGCTCCGACCTCCACCTCTTCGACGGCTTCATGCCGTCGATGGAGCCGGGCGACATCATCGGCCACGAGCCGATGGGCGTCGTCGAGGAGGTCGGGAGCGGGGTCACGAACCTGAAGAAGGGCGACCGCGTCGTCGTCCCGTTCACGATCTCGTGCGGGCACTGCTGGTTCTGCGAGCAGACGATGTACTCGCTCTGCGACACCTCGAACCCCAACGCCGAGATGGCACGGGAGGCGATGGGCCACTCCCCGGCCGGCCTTTTCGGGTTCAGCCACATGCTCGGCGGCTTCGCGGGTGGCCAGGCTGAGTACCTCCGCGTCCCTCACGCCGACGTCGGCCCGATCGTCGTGCCGGACGGCATGACCGACGAGCAGGTCCTCTTCCTCTCCGACATCTTCCCCACGGGGTATCAGGCCGCCGAGAACGCCGAGATCGAGGGCGGCGACACCGTCGCCGTCTGGGGCTGCGGGCCCGTCGGCCAGTTCGCGATCCAGAGTGCCTGGATGATGGGTGCCGGCCGTGTGATCGCGATCGACCGAGAGCCGGAGCGGCTGCGCATGGCGAAGGAGAACTCGAAGGCGGAGGTCGTCAACTTCGAGGAGATCGACGGCCCCGTCCACAAGCACCTGATCGATATGACCGACGGGCGCGGCCCGGACCGGTGCATCGACGCGGTCGGCGCGGAGGCCCACGCGGCCAACGACGCCAAGGCGCTCGTGGACCAGGCCGCGCAGGCGGTCCACCTCCAGAGCGACCGCGGCTACGCGCTCCAGCAGGCCATCATGGCGTGCCGCAAGGGCGGGACGATCTCCGTCCCCGGCGTCTACGCCAAGACGCTCACGCTGCCCTTCGGCGCGGCGATGAACAAGGGGGTCACGTTCAAGATGGGCCAAACGCATGTCCAGCGCTACCTCGAGCCGCTGATGAAGAAGATCCAGGACGGGGACATCGACCCGTCGTTCATCATCACGCACACGGCGCCGCTCGACGACGCGCCCGAGATGTACGAGACGTTCCGTGACAAGAAGGACGACTGCATCAAGGTCGTCCTCAAGCCCTAG
- a CDS encoding GlcG/HbpS family heme-binding protein, whose translation MKTLTTAQATAILDAAQKKAEDMGIKQNIAVVDAGANLLAFRRMDGAWLGSIDIAITKARTARYFDMPTGDLGRMSQPGESLYGIEHSNGGLISFPGGLPLEDGDDVIGAIGVSGSTVDDDHAVAQAGADALSS comes from the coding sequence ATGAAGACCCTTACCACCGCCCAGGCCACCGCCATCCTCGACGCCGCCCAGAAGAAGGCCGAAGACATGGGCATCAAGCAAAACATCGCCGTCGTCGACGCCGGGGCTAACCTGCTCGCCTTTCGCCGGATGGACGGTGCCTGGCTGGGCTCCATCGACATCGCCATCACCAAGGCCAGGACGGCCCGCTACTTCGACATGCCGACGGGCGACCTCGGTAGGATGAGCCAGCCAGGCGAGAGCCTCTACGGCATCGAACACTCGAACGGCGGACTCATCTCGTTCCCCGGCGGGCTTCCGCTCGAAGACGGCGACGACGTGATCGGCGCCATCGGCGTCTCCGGCAGCACGGTCGACGACGACCACGCCGTCGCGCAGGCTGGCGCCGATGCCCTCTCCTCCTAA
- a CDS encoding TolB family protein, with protein MTDPEGASDYGPAPLANGGVVLFRMAPEEEPHLLRLGPDGGLHALGEEGDQPWPVGGGLVFHSDRDGTDAVWRLDVDGVGAVRVTPAGLDEGTPTVTPMPSPDGGWIAFTQGDDRESQVWLMRLDGRDRQRLTDGEPHSFPAWSPDGRALVVTRGRPTAEADPSGDLWRLNLSYS; from the coding sequence GTGACCGACCCCGAGGGCGCGTCGGACTACGGCCCTGCCCCACTCGCGAACGGGGGCGTCGTCTTGTTCCGGATGGCTCCGGAGGAGGAGCCCCACCTGCTCCGCCTCGGTCCAGACGGCGGTCTCCATGCGCTCGGCGAGGAAGGCGACCAGCCGTGGCCGGTGGGCGGCGGCCTCGTGTTCCACTCCGACCGCGACGGGACGGACGCCGTCTGGCGGCTCGACGTCGACGGTGTCGGGGCGGTCCGCGTCACCCCGGCCGGGCTCGACGAGGGCACCCCGACCGTCACGCCCATGCCGTCGCCGGACGGCGGCTGGATCGCGTTCACGCAAGGCGACGACCGCGAGTCCCAGGTGTGGCTCATGCGCCTCGACGGCCGCGACCGCCAGCGCCTCACCGACGGCGAGCCGCACAGCTTCCCCGCGTGGAGCCCCGACGGCCGCGCCCTCGTCGTCACGCGCGGGCGGCCCACCGCCGAGGCCGACCCCTCAGGCGACCTCTGGCGCCTCAACCTCTCCTACTCCTGA
- a CDS encoding L-dopachrome tautomerase-related protein has translation MPSLSLVAAFDHQVTGVTVTDDGRTFVNFPRWTEDTAVSVAEILDDGSLRPYPDDAWNGWRNANDASPGDHWVCVQAVVADGDSVWVLDPAAPATAHLVPGGPKLVQIALDGDRVARTVAFGEDVAPEGSYLNDVRFSPDGTHAYITDSGWRGALVVVDLETGTARRVLDGHPSTQPEDDVTVEIDGGPLRRPDGRGAVFAADSLALSNDGETLYWKALTGRTLYRIATSALRDESLDADALAEAVEKVGQTEITDGLWIHSSGRFFLTAVETYAVIERDGDAETVVVQDDRLRWPDTMSEGPDGTMYVTASHIQDSPWFKPDADHAVPSALYRFDPAD, from the coding sequence ATGCCCTCCCTCTCCCTCGTCGCCGCGTTCGACCACCAGGTAACCGGCGTCACCGTCACCGACGACGGCCGCACGTTCGTCAACTTCCCCCGCTGGACCGAGGACACGGCCGTCTCCGTCGCCGAGATTCTGGACGACGGTTCGCTCCGCCCCTACCCAGACGATGCGTGGAACGGCTGGCGGAACGCGAACGACGCCTCGCCCGGCGACCACTGGGTCTGCGTCCAGGCCGTCGTCGCCGACGGCGACAGCGTCTGGGTCCTCGACCCGGCCGCGCCGGCCACCGCCCACCTCGTCCCCGGCGGCCCGAAGCTGGTCCAGATCGCGCTCGACGGTGACCGCGTCGCGCGCACGGTCGCGTTCGGCGAGGACGTCGCCCCCGAGGGCAGCTACCTCAACGACGTCCGGTTCAGCCCGGACGGCACCCACGCCTACATCACCGACTCCGGCTGGCGCGGCGCGCTCGTCGTCGTCGACCTGGAGACCGGGACCGCGCGGCGCGTGCTCGACGGCCACCCCTCGACCCAGCCCGAGGACGACGTGACGGTCGAGATCGACGGTGGGCCCTTGCGCCGCCCCGACGGTCGCGGCGCCGTGTTCGCGGCCGACAGCCTCGCGCTCTCGAACGACGGCGAGACGCTCTACTGGAAGGCGCTCACCGGCCGGACGCTCTACCGCATCGCCACGAGCGCCCTGCGCGACGAGAGCCTGGACGCCGACGCGCTGGCGGAGGCCGTCGAGAAGGTCGGCCAGACCGAGATTACCGACGGGCTGTGGATCCACTCGTCGGGCCGGTTTTTCCTCACGGCCGTCGAGACGTACGCCGTGATCGAGCGCGACGGCGACGCCGAGACGGTGGTGGTCCAGGACGACCGGCTCCGCTGGCCCGACACGATGTCGGAGGGGCCGGACGGGACGATGTACGTCACGGCCTCCCACATTCAGGACTCGCCCTGGTTCAAGCCGGACGCTGACCACGCGGTGCCGTCGGCGCTCTACCGCTTCGACCCCGCTGACTGA